A genomic segment from Oncorhynchus keta strain PuntledgeMale-10-30-2019 chromosome 9, Oket_V2, whole genome shotgun sequence encodes:
- the LOC127931878 gene encoding uncharacterized protein LOC127931878: MEEKERGGSVDEARRRKKGGGSVGEARRRKKGGGSVDEARRRKKGGGSVDEAWRRKKGGGSVDEAWRRKKGGGSVDEARRRKKGGGSVDEAWRRKKGGGSVGEARRRKKGGGSVDEAWRRKKGGGSMGEAWRRKKGGGSVDEAWRRKKGGGSVDEAWRRKKVGGSVGEAWRRKKGGVSVDEAWRRKKGGGSVGEARRKKGGGSVDEAWRRKKGGGSVDEAWRRKKGGGSVDEAWRRKKGEGVWTRHGGERKGEGAWTRHGGERKGEGVWTRHGGERKGEGAWVRHGGERKGERVWTRHGGERKGRECGRGMEEKERGRECGRGMEEKERGRERGRGMEEKERGRECGRGMEEKERGRECGRGMEEKERGRECGRGMEEKERGRECGRGMEEKERGRECGWRHGGEKKGGGVWTRHGGERKGERVWARHGGERKGEGVWTRHGGERKGRECGRGMEEKERGRECG, encoded by the coding sequence atggaggagaaagaaaggggagGGAGTGTGGACGAGGCACggaggagaaagaaagggggagggagtgtGGGTGAGGCACggaggagaaagaaagggggagggagtgtGGACGAGGCACggaggagaaagaaagggggagggagcgTGGACGAGGCatggaggagaaagaaagggggagggagtgtGGACGAGGCatggaggagaaagaaagggggagggagtgtGGACGAGGCACggaggagaaagaaagggggagggagtgtGGACGAGGCatggaggagaaagaaagggggagggagtgtGGGTGAGGCACggaggagaaagaaagggggagggagtgtGGACGAGGCatggaggagaaagaaagggggagggagcaTGGGTGAGGCatggaggagaaagaaagggggagggagtgtGGACGAGGCatggaggagaaagaaagggggagggagtgtGGACGAGGCATGGAGGAGAAAGAAAGTGGGAGGGAGCGTGGGTGAGGCatggaggagaaagaaagggggagtgAGTGTGGACGAGGCatggaggagaaagaaagggggagggagtgtGGGTGAGGCAcggagaaagaaagggggagggagtgtGGACGAGGCatggaggagaaagaaagggggagggagtgtGGACGAGGCatggaggagaaagaaagggggagggagcgTGGACGAGGCatggaggagaaagaaaggggagGGAGTGTGGACGAGGCatggaggagaaagaaagggggagggagcaTGGACGAGGCatggaggagaaagaaagggggagggagtgtGGACGAGGCatggaggagaaagaaagggggagggagccTGGGTGAGGCatggaggagaaagaaagggggagagagtgtgGACGAGGCatggaggagaaagaaaggggagGGAGTGTGGACGAGGCatggaggagaaagaaagggggagggagtgtGGACGAGGCatggaggagaaagaaagggggagggagcgTGGGCGAGGCatggaggagaaagaaagggggagagagtgtgGACGAGGCatggaggagaaagaaagggggagagagtgtgggCGAGGCatggaggagaaagaaagggggagggagtgtGGACGAGGCatggaggagaaagaaagggggagggagtgtGGACGAGGCatggaggagaaagaaagggggagggagtgtGGGTGGAGGCACGGAGGAGaaaagaaagggggaggagtgtggACGAGGCatggaggagaaagaaagggggagagagtgtgggCGAGGCatggaggagaaagaaagggggagggagtgtGGACGAGGCatggaggagaaagaaaggggagGGAGTGTGGACGAGGCatggaggagaaagaaagggggagggagtgtGGGTGA